The sequence TCATCTCCTCAAAATCTTTCATGGCATCATAGTTTCTGTAGAAATCTGCGTATGCCTTCTTTCTTTTATCAGCCACACCAAACTTATACAAAGCTGCAACTCCCAGGGATAGCACGAATGCTGCAACCATATGAAATCGCAGACGCCTGGCCAGAAGGCCACGCATCTGAGGTTTTGGCAAAACTTCGGGTGCCATGGTAGTTACTGTCCTTGATACGTATGCCAACCTCAATACCAACATCCTTCCCGACTAAAGGAAAAACGGATAAAAGCTATTCTAACAAATGTGAGATGACATCTCGttgtggtttcaatttgtatttccctgatgattagtgatgttgagcattttttcatataactatggaacatttgtatatattctttggagaagtgtctattcaggtcttttgcccattttctaattttttaaactattgagttccttatgtattttgaatatcagctcctttttaaagaggtaatacatatattaattagtttgatttaatcatttcataatgtacacatatatcaaaacatcacattgtataccaTAAATGCATGAAAGTTTTtgtcaatgaaaataaattaattaaaatttacaaatattactTAAAATGATTTAATGACTTCAAGCCACTAAAAAATTATATACCATACACCTAGTATCTCATTTCATGTACTGTCTTTTAAATACATTACTGTgaaatatatatgatgtatatataatttatcttgCATGATTTTAGATTTATTAATGTTTAATCTTAAGATCCTAAAAATCTTTAGAATATAAGTGTACTTTTTTTACAGTATGCGTTATATGTACTTAAAATTACTACACAGTGGAAATCTATTAAAATTGCAGTAATTTTACATGAGAGAAGGAGGtgtgaaaaataaagatagaatTTCTATTGAATAATATCCGTTCTTTCTGTTTgacaatatttgttcttttcttgg is a genomic window of Macaca mulatta isolate MMU2019108-1 chromosome 5, T2T-MMU8v2.0, whole genome shotgun sequence containing:
- the LOC703685 gene encoding cytochrome c oxidase subunit 6C, which gives rise to MLVLRLAYVSRTVTTMAPEVLPKPQMRGLLARRLRFHMVAAFVLSLGVAALYKFGVADKRKKAYADFYRNYDAMKDFEEMRKAGIFQSVK